The Exiguobacterium acetylicum genome includes a window with the following:
- a CDS encoding aminotransferase class I/II-fold pyridoxal phosphate-dependent enzyme, with amino-acid sequence MKHFAPSIAIDRLPAPVFAELANRIGAVKAAGHDVITLGQGTPDQTTPVHILDALKQAIDEPTNLQYPPFRGHDFLKQAVASFYANEFGVTIDPATEVAILLGSKAGIVALPQTIVNPGEGVIVPDPGYPDYLSGAALAGAYPITLPLLEKNDFLPDYNLLDTTDVERARMLFLNYPSNPTGATATAEAFEQTVAFADANDICVVHDLAYGGISFDGPTRSFLQTEGAKDVGIELFSLSKRFNMSGFRIAFAIGNPSVISSIETYQEHLYVSAFTPIQHAATVALTSDQTCVRQLSSLYETRRDALFAKLDAIGWSGPRPGGSFFVWLPVPEGYTSQSFTDHLLDEAHVAVTPGSFFGEYGEGYVRISLIADVERLEEAVDRIGTLNLFRTPVAE; translated from the coding sequence ATGAAACATTTCGCTCCATCCATCGCCATCGACCGGCTTCCTGCTCCCGTATTCGCTGAACTTGCGAACCGCATTGGTGCTGTCAAAGCTGCCGGACACGATGTCATCACACTCGGTCAAGGAACACCCGATCAAACGACGCCCGTACATATTCTCGACGCTTTGAAACAGGCGATCGATGAGCCAACGAACCTTCAATATCCACCGTTTCGTGGCCATGATTTTCTAAAACAAGCTGTCGCAAGCTTTTACGCAAACGAATTTGGTGTCACGATTGATCCGGCTACGGAAGTCGCGATTCTCCTCGGTAGTAAAGCGGGAATCGTCGCCTTACCTCAGACGATCGTCAACCCCGGAGAAGGTGTCATCGTCCCAGATCCCGGATACCCGGATTACCTGTCCGGTGCTGCACTTGCTGGCGCGTACCCGATCACTTTACCGTTGCTTGAGAAAAACGACTTTTTACCCGATTACAACTTACTTGATACGACAGACGTCGAGCGTGCCCGAATGTTGTTCCTCAACTACCCGAGTAATCCGACTGGCGCTACGGCAACAGCGGAAGCCTTCGAACAGACTGTCGCTTTCGCCGATGCGAATGATATTTGTGTCGTCCATGACTTAGCATACGGCGGCATCAGCTTCGATGGTCCGACGCGAAGCTTCTTGCAGACGGAAGGCGCAAAAGACGTCGGAATCGAGCTATTCTCGCTTTCGAAACGCTTCAACATGTCAGGCTTCCGGATTGCCTTCGCAATCGGAAATCCGTCCGTCATCTCAAGCATCGAGACGTATCAAGAACATCTCTACGTCAGTGCCTTCACACCGATTCAGCATGCGGCAACTGTCGCCTTGACGAGTGACCAAACGTGCGTCCGTCAGTTAAGTAGCCTTTACGAAACTCGTCGTGATGCCTTATTCGCAAAACTCGATGCGATCGGTTGGAGTGGACCACGCCCAGGCGGTTCGTTCTTCGTCTGGCTTCCGGTGCCTGAAGGTTACACGTCCCAAAGCTTCACCGATCACTTGCTTGACGAAGCGCATGTCGCCGTGACACCAGGATCATTCTTCGGTGAATACGGTGAAGGATATGTCCGAATTAGCTTGATCGCTGACGTCGAACGGTTAGAAGAAGCCGTCGACCGGATCGGTACGCTCAACCTGTTCCGGACACCTGTTGCGGAATAA
- a CDS encoding glycoside hydrolase family 13 protein, which yields MKRANWKEAVVYQVYWRSFKDSNGDGIGDLRGVIDKLDYIASLGVDVVWLNPCYRSPDVDNGYDIADYYEIMEKAGTMGDLQELIAAAHARGLKIILDLVVNHTSNQHDWFRQSRDRINDKDDWYIWKDGTKDMPPNNWRSYFAPSPWTWSEERGQYYFHSFAKEQPDLNWEHPAVRQAIYNMMNWWVAQGIDGFRMDVINLIKKRTLEDVANPFDLSYLGNQPGVHDFLQEMHANVLAGKDLFTVGEIPFVGPEDGLLYVSEERKELRTLFHFEIADDMEAMDLLRFKEIQKRWYDVLYPLGVNSQFLNNHDHTRQVTRFGSERYRVESAKLLGLMLHTLPGIPYVYQGEEIGMTGIRFSDPSLYQDVAFRNRYEERVAGGEDPEVVLSSMQLLARDNSRTPMQWDSTHAAGFTSGKPWLAVNPNYTDINVAQAEADPTSVLAFYRALIQMRKDHPIMVYGTYRDLALHDPYLYIYERELEGEVWRIVLNVHDEPMQTAFVLSQDKLLFSNYPDISNELRPYEARVYRYTVTEQP from the coding sequence ATGAAGCGAGCTAACTGGAAAGAGGCAGTCGTTTATCAAGTCTACTGGCGTAGTTTTAAGGATTCGAACGGAGACGGGATCGGTGACTTACGAGGTGTCATCGACAAGCTTGATTACATCGCGTCACTCGGCGTCGATGTCGTCTGGTTGAATCCGTGTTACCGTTCCCCGGACGTCGATAACGGCTATGATATTGCCGATTATTACGAAATCATGGAAAAAGCGGGGACAATGGGTGATCTACAAGAATTGATTGCAGCGGCACATGCGCGTGGACTAAAGATCATCTTAGATCTAGTCGTCAATCATACAAGTAACCAGCACGATTGGTTCCGCCAGTCACGGGACCGGATCAACGATAAGGACGACTGGTATATCTGGAAAGATGGAACGAAAGACATGCCACCGAACAACTGGCGTTCGTACTTTGCACCAAGTCCATGGACGTGGAGTGAAGAGCGCGGGCAGTATTATTTCCATTCCTTTGCGAAAGAGCAACCGGACTTGAACTGGGAACACCCAGCTGTGAGACAGGCGATTTACAACATGATGAACTGGTGGGTTGCTCAAGGCATCGACGGCTTCCGGATGGATGTCATCAACTTGATCAAGAAGCGGACACTCGAAGATGTGGCGAACCCATTTGATCTATCGTACTTAGGCAACCAACCTGGTGTACATGATTTTCTACAAGAGATGCATGCGAACGTTCTCGCTGGTAAAGACTTGTTCACGGTCGGTGAAATTCCGTTCGTTGGTCCGGAAGATGGTCTGTTATATGTCAGCGAGGAACGAAAAGAACTCCGGACGCTATTTCACTTCGAAATCGCGGACGATATGGAAGCGATGGATCTCTTGCGATTCAAGGAGATTCAAAAACGCTGGTATGACGTTTTATACCCACTCGGCGTCAATTCGCAGTTCCTCAACAACCATGACCATACGCGACAAGTGACGCGCTTCGGCAGTGAACGGTACCGCGTCGAGAGTGCAAAATTACTCGGATTGATGTTGCACACGCTACCAGGCATTCCGTATGTGTACCAAGGAGAAGAGATCGGGATGACGGGGATTCGTTTTTCTGATCCGTCGCTCTATCAAGACGTCGCGTTCCGTAATCGATACGAGGAGCGTGTCGCTGGTGGAGAGGATCCAGAAGTCGTGCTCTCGTCAATGCAGTTACTCGCACGCGATAACTCCCGCACACCGATGCAGTGGGACAGTACGCATGCAGCAGGCTTTACGAGTGGGAAACCTTGGTTAGCGGTCAATCCGAATTATACGGATATCAATGTCGCGCAAGCAGAAGCCGATCCAACGTCCGTACTTGCCTTTTACCGGGCGTTGATTCAGATGCGAAAGGATCATCCGATCATGGTCTACGGTACGTACCGCGACTTAGCACTCCATGATCCGTATCTCTATATCTATGAGCGGGAACTAGAGGGGGAAGTGTGGCGGATCGTTCTCAATGTTCATGATGAACCGATGCAAACGGCCTTCGTTTTATCGCAAGATAAGTTGCTTTTCTCGAACTATCCAGATATCTCGAATGAACTGCGTCCTTATGAAGCACGAGTATATCGTTATACTGTTACAGAACAGCCGTAA
- a CDS encoding MBL fold metallo-hydrolase, producing MRVTTIERLHQLQTTPSFFPVNCYLFEEADSLTLIDAGLGINAKALYHYIRKQEKPLGAIILTHAHADHVGSLDFLANAFPLAEVCISYRDAALLSGDETLREGETTPLKGGIPKNIKTRPDRLLESGQQVGSLSVIASPGHTPGSISLWHEGSRTLIAGDAFQTQGGLAVSGDVRWQFPFPALATWDPDVALRSADQLTELSPDVLAVGHGPLILGPSYEMRQAVDRFAHVLQTKKTSPFK from the coding sequence ATGCGTGTCACGACGATCGAACGTTTACACCAATTGCAGACGACCCCTTCTTTTTTCCCGGTCAATTGCTACTTATTTGAAGAAGCAGACAGTTTGACATTGATTGATGCCGGACTCGGTATCAATGCAAAGGCCCTCTATCACTATATTCGAAAGCAAGAGAAACCGCTCGGTGCGATCATTTTGACTCATGCGCACGCTGATCATGTCGGTTCGCTCGATTTCCTCGCGAACGCTTTTCCACTCGCTGAAGTCTGTATCAGTTACCGTGATGCTGCACTACTCAGTGGGGATGAGACGCTACGCGAAGGCGAAACGACACCACTCAAAGGCGGTATTCCAAAGAACATCAAAACACGTCCGGATCGATTGCTTGAAAGTGGACAACAAGTCGGAAGTCTCAGTGTCATCGCCTCACCCGGTCATACACCCGGTTCGATCTCGCTTTGGCATGAAGGTAGCCGAACATTGATTGCAGGAGACGCCTTTCAGACGCAAGGAGGACTGGCGGTCTCCGGTGACGTCCGCTGGCAATTCCCGTTTCCGGCACTTGCGACATGGGATCCGGACGTTGCACTCCGTTCCGCTGATCAATTGACGGAACTGTCTCCGGATGTTCTCGCTGTCGGACATGGTCCACTCATTCTCGGACCGAGTTACGAGATGCGTCAAGCCGTCGATCGGTTCGCTCACGTCTTACAGACGAAAAAAACATCACCTTTTAAGTGA
- a CDS encoding SMP-30/gluconolactonase/LRE family protein produces the protein MTVSLFIDVACKTGESPVYDAKTKRFYFVDIPNQLLFSYDLVTEALKPYTLPSAITSIALTDAPDLLRVTAEHGFGTFDLKEGHLSLEHQLSLPDSDRMNDGKLDPTGQYVAGSINEEDGKTAGLFRLRHDGSVDVLHEDLTNSNGLVWSEDGKTLYHIDTPTKKVYAFDYAPDAPLSNKRVAVDLEEEDGFPDGMTKDAEGHAWIAHYAGSCITRWNLETGAKLDHVDFPVANPTCPIFYEDRLLVTTAANGDDAPHAGAVFAVTFE, from the coding sequence ATGACCGTTTCCCTATTCATTGATGTCGCATGTAAGACAGGCGAATCTCCTGTTTACGACGCAAAAACAAAGCGCTTTTATTTCGTTGATATTCCGAATCAACTTCTCTTTTCATATGACCTCGTCACAGAAGCACTCAAACCGTATACGTTACCAAGCGCGATCACATCGATTGCCTTGACCGATGCACCGGATTTATTACGTGTCACGGCTGAACACGGATTCGGTACGTTTGATCTTAAAGAAGGACACTTGTCGCTTGAACATCAACTATCGTTACCCGATTCCGATCGAATGAATGACGGCAAGCTTGATCCGACTGGTCAATACGTCGCTGGAAGTATTAATGAAGAAGACGGCAAGACCGCTGGACTGTTCCGTCTGCGCCACGATGGTTCCGTCGATGTCTTACACGAAGACTTAACGAACTCGAACGGACTTGTCTGGTCTGAAGATGGTAAGACCCTCTATCATATCGATACACCGACGAAAAAAGTCTATGCCTTTGATTATGCGCCGGACGCACCACTTTCGAATAAACGCGTCGCCGTTGATCTCGAAGAAGAAGACGGATTCCCAGACGGTATGACGAAAGACGCAGAAGGTCATGCTTGGATTGCACATTACGCCGGATCTTGTATTACGCGTTGGAATCTCGAAACAGGTGCAAAACTGGATCATGTCGACTTCCCTGTCGCAAATCCGACGTGTCCGATTTTCTACGAAGATCGGTTGCTCGTAACGACCGCTGCCAACGGAGATGATGCACCGCATGCCGGCGCCGTCTTCGCTGTGACATTTGAATGA